The nucleotide window TTTTTTCATTGTTCAGTCTGGTAGAAATGTTAAAAAATGTAAATCAATGCCGAGGCCGCTATCTGTCATTACCGTTGAGAAAGTAGCCAGGTACGCCAGTCTTCAGCCACCTTGTCCCAGTTGAAGATATCATAATCAGGCTCACCATTGGATTTCAGCGGGAAGTAGTTATGTTCTGTGCCGATATATTCTTTAAATGTGAAGTTGGTTTTATGCTGACGGATGATCTCTGTATGAAAAAGATCGATGTAAGGCACTCCTGCATCACGGGTACCGAAAGTAACCAGGACCGGGATCTTCAGCCGGTTAAGGTAACGGGCCGGGGGGATAGAGAAGTCGTTGGTCACTTTATAGGAATCGCCAAATGAGCTGTTCATATCCTGTGGATCTGCCGATATTTTTTCCCAACGGGCGAAAGCGGCGCGTACTCCACTGCTGCTGTCTGTTTCGTGTGTCCGTTCCCGTGTGATCATGGTTAACATACGGCCTTGCGGATTTCCGCCGGAGTAGATAAGATGAGTTACCCGTGGAAATACGGAAGCTATTTTGGCCGCGATGGTACTTCCTTCGGAATGGCCGGCCACTACCAGCTGGTTCTGTGATATCCAGGGCTGTCGTTGCAGGAAACGGATCACGGCGATGTTTCTGTTGACATAATAATCCAGGTAATATCTTTCCAGGTATTGTTTGGGAAACTGGCCGGTGCTGTCGCTGTAAGTGAAGTCGGGGTTGAGGTTTTTCTGATCTGCTACCAGCGGGACATATGCCTTGCTGATGATGGCCAGGTGATAATGTTGAGCCAGGCTGTCGGGGTTAAACACAAAAACATTACCGATTGACTCCCGGCCGTTGTCATCATAACGGATGACCAGTGGTTGCGGCAGGCTGCCCTGGCAAAACAGGAAGAGTGGTTTGGGTACCTGTTCATCTCCTTTCTTTGATCTTATCAGGATATCTACCGTATCTCCCTTAAAAACAGTCTGCAGATGGCGATAACCGTATACATCAGGCAGCGACTGGGAATACAGTTGCCTGGCTGCAAGCAGGAAACAGCAGAGCAGGATGAATTTTGTATTCACTTGATAAGTATAATTGGTGCATAACAATATACTTCAAATATGCGTTACCGTTATATTCTTTCCTGCACTCCTTATGGATGACGGGCCGGCCAGGAATAGCCAGCCTTTCTCCAATACGAAATTATTGCTCGTTGTAACAGATACATGCTAATAAGGACTACAAATAGCATGGTATCTGGTATGAAGATACCATAGCTGCCATGGGCAGTTTTATTTAATCCGAAAAAAAATTTACGCAATCAGGAATATCTTAAATGATTATATTTAAAGTAGTTAATCTACCTGGTACACATGGAAGCCCATCGTTTAAAAAGCATGGTTTTAAGCGCTGCGTTTGCTGCAATGATTAGCAGCGGCGTGGTTTCGCTGTTATGGCTCGAGACTGTTGAATTATCAGAGACTGCAAGAAATAGTGATATGTATGGACTGGGACATGTGTTGGTTGTTTTCTGTGTGATCTGTATGGCTATGGCTACAACCACTATTTTCCTGAATAAACTGGCTGTTGTCAGAAACAATCTTCTTTTGTCCCTGTTATCTTTCTTTCTGGCTCCCTTGCTGGTCGCACTTTGTTTTGGTATGACAGTCTTCGATAAGCAGGAGATAGATCTCTTTTTTGTGATGGTGGCTTCTTTCGGGCTACCGATGGCTTTTTATTTTGCACGGTACCGGAAAATGCTGGATGGCCAGGAAGCATGAGGATTTAGTGTGTCCAGATCATCCCCTGAGGGTTAAGGTTCCAGTGATATTTTTGTGCTTCACCAAAGTTGTTAAAGTCCTGTTTTTTACCCAATACAATTTCCTGATAAGCAAAATGCATCTGCCTGGCGCAGATAATAGGCTGCATCCTGCCTACGCCTGTACAAAGGCCGGGAATGGCTACGGATTCAATGTCAGGATGTTTGTTGGCATGCAATAGTATAGCCTTCATAGCCAGATAGGCGTTGATAGACGTATCAATGTTAAAGTTGGTGGGGATACGCATGGTAGGAGCAGAGATGAGAAAAGGAATTTCCGGGTCTCCTGTTTCCAGTGTAAGTGCGCTGCCGATCAGCAATTCGCCTTCCGGTAAGTTTTTAATTATTTGCTGCAGTTTCTTCTCCAGATCCCAGCCCAGCCGCTCAGATAAAGCATGGTCCAGTGAGCCATCCATAAAACCAAAGGAATTAGCCGGACTGACAATCGCATCGGCTTTTATCCGCGTGATATCTCCTTCGATAATTGTTACATCTGCGGCCTCTGTAAAAAATTCCTGCCAGGCCTGGATGAGTTTGGGATTGGTGTCAACAAGTAAATATTTCATAGCGAAGGCAAGGTACGTTTTTTAAGGCACTATCGTAGTAAACAGATAGGTAGCCAGTATCACCAGTAAGATAACGCCTTGCAGCATATTGGTACGTCCTGCATTAAAGGAGATGCTGATGGTGAACAATGATAATACCAGGAGCAGGGTGGATTTTGTATCGATGCCCAGTGTAACGCTGAAGCCTGAGATGACAGTGACGATGGCCACCGCCGGGATAGTCAGTCCGATACTTGCGAGTGCAGAACCCAGTGCAAGGTTCAGACTGGTCTGCAACCTGTTGCGGCGGGCAGCTCTGATGGCGGCCAGTCCTTCGGGTAACAGGATCACGGCTGCAATGATAATACCCACCAGACTTTTGGGAGCACCCAGATTAACCACCATTGTTTCAATCACCGGAGAAAGCTTTTTGGATAACAATACCACCAATGCCAGGGATATAAGCAGAAACCCCATACTGATGGCAGTGGTCAGGTTATCGGGAGGAGCGGAGTGGGATTCCTGCTCATCTTCCGGAAGAAAATAATCCCGGTGTCTTCCTGTCTGCACAGACACAAATCCTCCGTACAATACCAGCGATATGATTGCTACAAACAGCAGCTGACTGGAAGAATATACCGGGCCAGGTGTAGTGGTGGTATAGTTGGGCAACACCAGGGTCAGAATGGAAATAGCGGTAAGGGTAGACAGTGCTGCATTGGTACCTTGTTTGATAAACACCTGTTCCTTGTAGCGATAACCACCCAGCAGTAAACACAGGCCTATGATGCCGGTCAGTAATATCATGATCGCTGCAAATACTGTGTCTCTGGCAAGTGTAGATCCCTGGGCTCCTTCACTCAGCATTAGAGAAACAATCAATGAAACTTCAATGACGGTGATGGCCAGCGCGAGAATCAGGGTACCATAAGGTTCTCCTACCTTATGTGCCACCACTTCGGCGTGGTGCACTGCCGACAATACAATGCTGATCAGTGATACAGCCTTTAACAGAGATAAAACAGGACTGTTTGCACTTCCGGTCAGCTCAAGTATTGCCAGGCCAACTAAAGGGCTTATAAGGCTCCATAGGGGCAAGGCTATCTTCCATTGTCTGTATAGAAAGTGTTTGTATGGCATATACGTAATTACAAAAAAATAATTAATTGGTTCATTTAAAATTTACAGACGGTTGATTAACTTACGGGGAACTGATCGTTTCCTCCATGATGTTATTGTGCTATACTTTCTTTTTATGGCATTCCGCAATGATTTTGGGAAACAACGTTTCGGGGAGATAGATGTTGAACGAATCAATGTCATTGAAAAAGATGGCACTTTAAAATTGGTTGTGGAGCCAGTAAAAAGGAAGACGCAGGAATGATCTATACGACTCTGGGACCGGCCAGATGATTACTCCATCTCCAGAGTTAATCGTATAGTCGATTCCGTTAAATCAATCAAAAGAGAGAAAGGTGTAGGAGAAGTCATCAGGAGCATTAGCTTCATCCAATAAATCAGCGGTTAAAAAAAACATCTCAGCATTTTTCTCAGCACCTTCAAACTCCCCGATACCCGCTTCTCCAGCGTGCTCACGGGTACTCCCAGCAGTTGCGATGCTTCCTGATACGATCTTTCTTCTTCGCGGATGAGATTAAAAGCTACTCTTTTTTCGGGAGATAGTTCCTGCATGATTTTTTGCAGACGGTTTTGTGTTTCCTTGAGTTGGTATTGCTGGTCGGGGTTCAGCAGACCGGGCTGGTTGCCTGCATCTTCAGGAAGCTCCATCATCGTAAGTGCAGCGCGGATTTTTTTGCGGTGATATACTTTTACCTGATTATAGGCGATGCCGAAGACATAATTGACAGGGTCCTGTAATCCTTCCCATTTTTTCCACAGTTCAAGATAACATTCCTGCACCAGGTCTTCCACCTGATACTCGTCAGTGGTCAGTTTCCGGAAGATCCGGTACAAACCATCCCGGGTAGTTTCAAATACCTGTAAGAATGCAACTTCGTCGTTCCTGGACATAGATAGGCGGATAACGATTACAAAGCTATAGTTATTCCTGTATGGCCATAGTCTGTTAACAATAAGTTCACATTAGACATTGGCGGAAAAGATCCTGTAATGACAGTTTAATGGAAAGAAAAGGATCAGCATGCAATTGCCTGTAATGATTTGGGAGAAATACCTGGCCGACACCGCTTCCCGGGAAGAGCTGGAAATACTGGACACCTGGCTGCAGGAAGCTGCCAATGAGGAACTTGCTGCCCTTATGCAGAACAATCCGGCGGAAAAAATGAAGATGCCAACGGAAATGGCTACACGTTTACGTGCCCGGCTGCAGCAATTACCTTCAACAGGCAAACGATTACATGCTATACGTAAATCAGCTATATGGTGGGCAGCCGCTTCGATATTAATTGCAGGCCTTACCGGCCTGTTTTATATGCTGAATCACCGGCAAATGGCCTCTCCATCACAGCTGGCTGCAGTGCAATGGGATAGCATCAGCAATACATCAGCACATGCCCAAATGCTTACACTGCCCGATCAGACAAGGATCTGGCTCAACAAACAAGCAGTATTATATATCCGAAAAGATTATAGTAAACACCGCGAAGTTCGGTTGCAGGGTGAAGGTTACTTTGATGTAGCTCCCGATGAAGCGCATCCATTCAGGGTTACAGCCGGTAAAGTGCAGACATTGGTATTGGGTACAGCCTTCAATATTGACAATACACCTGGCCAGTCAGCAGTATATATCAGTCTGGTAAAAGGTAGTGTAAAAGTACAACCACAATCCGGCGATACAGCTGCTGTAGTCCTGCAGCCCGGAGAGACTGTCAAAGCTGATTATCACGGAAACCATTTGAGTAAAACCAGCGTCACAGATGTATCCGGCTGGGTGAAAGGACAGCTGGTATTCAACCAGCTTCCGCTGTCGGAAGCCCTGCCTAAACTGGCAGCTTATTATGGCATCCGCATAGAAGCTGATCCCGCTCTGTTACGCAATAAGACGGTGACGGCAGTATATCGGCAAAACGAAACCTGGCAACAGGTTTTACACCATTTGTTATTCATTTATCAGTTGTCATATGAAGTAGGGCCTGACCAGGAAATCGTCATACACTCCTGAATGATGCCCGCCAAACAATTACAGGCTATCAGCTAAAAGACTCAAACAAAACACACAATGATGAAAGTATCTTCCGGATGGAAGCGGCTCCGCTCCATCTGCCAGCAACTATTGCTGTTGCTATTGCTATGCCTGGCCGGTAACAGGCTTCCGGCCCAGGTATCCCGTCTTGCAGGTAATGTGACCCTGCAGATGGATAAGGCCAGCGTGGCCGACGTGATCGCCAGCCTGCAAAAACAAACCGGCTATGTTTTCTCCTACGATAAGAACAGGCTGTCTGCTATTATGGTACGCGATATCCACTGGCAGCAGATTCCGCTGGGAAAAGCGCTGACAGCATTACAGGAAAAAGCAGGACTTGAATACACGATGCTTGATAATAATATAGCCGTTGCCGTTAGAAAGTCCGGTCACCAGCCGGAAAGTATACAGCCGGCGGGTAACGGTGCCATCAAAGGCCGTATCGTGGATTTTGAAACTTCACAGCCACTTCCCGGTGCTACTGTCAGTATCCCGGAAGCTGCACAAACAGTGATATCCGACGAAAAAGGATATTACCATTTCAAAAAAGTACCGGCAGGTAAATATACCCTGGTAATCACCTATACCGGTTACCAGAAAAAGACCATGCAGGAACTGCGCCTGCAGGCAGACCGGGAGATGATAGCTGATGTGAAAATGCAGGCAGGTAAAACCCTGGAAGAAGTGGTGATACAATCGGGGGTTCGTAAGGTAAAAGCGGTGACACATTCTACAGAAAGAGAATTGCTGAATGAGCTGCGAGGCGCTACAGGCGTGGTATCCGGTATCTCCAGTGAACTGATCAACCGGACCGCTGACCGTAATGCCGCAGAAGTGGTAAAGCGTATTTCCGGGGTAACGGTGGTGGATAATCGTTTTATTGTAGTAAGAGGGATGAACGAACGTTACAATATCACTTATCTGAATGATAATATCGCTCCTTCTACAGAAATGTATAGCAAGGCCTTTGCCTATGACCTGCTGCCCAGCAGTATCATCGACAAGATCCTGGTGTTTAAATCACCCCGTCCTGATCTGAACGGAGAATTTGCCGGTGCTGCCGTGAAAGTATATACGAAAAATGCTGTGCCGGTAAAACATATTGATGTGGGCATCCAGCTGGCACACCGTCCGGGTTCCACTATGACGGACATCGACAGCTATCGCGGCGGAAAAATGGACTGGCTGGGTATAGACGATGGTACCCGTAAAATGCCGAACATTGCACCTACTTACTTCCAGTCGGGCAAGGATACCAGGCACCTGTCCCAGGCTGATATCCTGCGTGAATTCTCTCCTGTGCTGTCAACGCAACGTACGACCAGTACTCCTGACATGCAGGTGTTTTTTAACTATTACAATGCCTTTCATCTGGGTAAGGCCTGGTTGTATAACCTGAGCTCCGTTACCTATACGAAAGAAACCACCGGTTTTGATGTGTACCGGCAAACTGGTAATACAGATGCCTACATGACCGCAGACGTAGATTTGAACCTGGGTGTGAATAACCAGCGGATCCGGTCAAAACAAAGCACCGAAACAGGTAAGATCAACGTGCTGGAAAACTTCACGCTGAAAATGAATCCCCGTCATACCCTGCAATTCAAAAACTTCTTTGTAAATGATGGCCGCAGGTTTACCAGTATCAATGATATTGAGCAAAATGTGACACCACGGATAGATTCCATATACAGCAACACCCGGTCAAAAAATATCATTCTCTCTTTCCAGCAACGTATCCTGTATTCCGGCAACCTTGGCGGCACACATGACTGGGGCAATACACACAAACAACGCCTGGAATGGAACCTGGGATATACTTATGACCAGCAGAATGTTCCTGACCAGCGTATCAGCCGTTTTATGACTTCATCTGCTCAGCGTCCTGCTGATGCATCGGGGTTGGCCTATACGGTACGCGGTTCCAACAATGGAGATGCTGATGCTTTCCTGGGTATGGTTTCCAGGCTTTATGTAAAGAACAATGAAGATGTATACAATGGTGCACTTGATTATACCTTCCACGCTTCCAAACAGTGGGAGTTGAAAGCAGGTACCTACCAGTCATTCAAACGCAGGAACGTAAGCAGGCGTTTTTTCCGTGTAAACAGGGGCGGGCTGGGACCGAATGAAACCAGCATACCTGGTAATGAAGGCGCCTCCAGTGGCTGGCCGCAGGGGTATGGTCTGAGTAACCCCTCCCTGATCTACTTCCATCTGCAGGACCTCGACCGGGTATGGAGCACCGATTATTTCCAGGAGAACAAGAGCGGCCTGGAACTGTACGACGCCACTTCTCCCGTGGATAAATATGTAGCAAGCGAACAGTATAACGCTTTCTATGGCATGGGATCTTGGAAAACACCCGATGAAAAACTGACGCTGAACGGTGGTGTGCGTGTGGAATATGACCGGCAAAAGCTGACTGGTGCTACCGCGCCCGATAACGGTTCGCTCCATACTGTATTTGTTGATCATCCCAAAACATCCATCCTGCCCTCCGTGAATTTCAGTTATCGTCCGACTAATACTTTCGTAGTCCGTACCGGATGGGGGCGTACGGTGAACAGACCAGAGTTTCGTGAGTTAACACCTTACAACGATTTCGATTTTATGAACAATGAGCGGGTCGTTGGTAGTCAGCAGGTAGTGACCGCGACCATAGACAATTATGATCTGCGTCTGGAATATTACCCACATAACGCAGAACAGAATGAGGTATTCAGTGTGGGTGGGTTCTACAAATACCTGCAGGATCCCATAGAGCGTATGCGCGAGGAAAAGAGCGGTTATGCAGATGGTTATGGCTTTACCGCGATCAGTTTCGCCAATGCAAAGGAAGCCAGGGTGTATGGCCTGGAAGCTGAGATCAAGAAAAGTCTGGCTTTCTTAGGGGGCGGTTTCTTCAAGCGCCTGAGCATCGCATTAAACGGTACATGGGTGAAAAGTTCCACCCAGCGTTTAATTACAAATCACTATGCCCCTGGTGTAGGCAGGGATACCTTGCTGATATCCGGCAGAGCTTTGCAAGGGCAGTCGCCTTATGTACTCAACGCAGGACTTTTCTATGAACATCCAGGTACCGGTACCAAGATCGGTGTTACCTATAACATAAACGGCCCTGTGATCTATGCCAAATCGATTGCCAGCAAGGATGTATTATTTTCCAGGCAGGACACACTCGTCTTTAACAGTACACGCCCTGACATGGTGCAATTACCGATGCATCTGCTGGACCTGTCCATTACCCAGCGTATTGTAAAATCGCTGAAAGTAAAGTTCAGTATACAGAATCTGCTGGACCAGGCTTACCGTATCGTGGAAGATAAAGACTACAATCAGCGATATAACAAAGAATATCCCGTACTGAACGGCAAGGGAGAGACCTACTACGAAGGAGATAATATCTATACCCGGTATAAGCCCGGCCGCTATTTCCAGCTAGGCTTCACCTATGCTTTCTAAATAATCAAAAATGGATCACATGCGTATCATTTACTCATACAAAAGACTAGCGGTAATAATAGGTCTGTTGTTAGCAGCAGCCTGCCGTCAGCAGGATAACGACCTGCAACCGGAGGACGCGCAGATCGGCTTCTACAATGCCTCTGAATACATACGGTTACAGCTGAAGAACAACCCCAAAACAAACTATCTGTTTGTAGATACAAAGGACACGGTACCTTCGGACGCCATCCCCCGTTTTACCGGCAGTGATTATCTTAATCAGTTTCCCAACAAGTTCTACTATGTCAATCACCCGCAACCATGGCTCAGTTACATACGGGTCATGCCAGGCTCTCATCAGCTTATTCTCCGCGATACCAGTATGAGCCGTACCCTGGTTATGGATACCGTGCTTTCCCGGCATGGAGAGCCTATGACCGTCTACTTTGCTGATGATAAAGGTAAATTTCGTACCTGGAAACTATCTGACCAGGTAAATACAAAAAGTGATTCCACTTACCTGCGGGTGTTGAACCTCAGTCCGGATGCTGGTAAAGTATTCCTCACTATTAACGGTAAAGTACCTACGGGGTTTCCTGCTTCCCTGGATTATGGCGACGTGACCAGGTTTACAGGCAGAGCTGTTAGCGGCCCCGATACGCTGCGTGTCCGCCTTTATCAGCAGGCCGCGCCTGACGTGGACATCATTAGTACTACCCTGCTGACAACACCAGGTAGTGCTTACAATATAGTGTTGAGTGGCTCCCTGAATGGGCAGTCCTTCATCGATCCAGCAACCGGCCGTTCTCTCAGCTACGATGCAAGACTGAAGCTGGCATTGACACAGGTCAAGTAAAACCGTTCATCAACTTTTAAATCAATAGCATGTTAGCAATACATCATTTTTTCAATCGTGCTGCACTCGTGTTGTTACTCCTGGTAGTACTTTTCTCCTGCCGGAAAACAGACGAGTATGCCCAACAAATAAATGATACTCCCTACCTCATCACCGGAGAAATAGGAATGGGTCCCGGCAAAAAGTACGATGGTTTCAGACGTTCCTATCTCGTGGGAGATACTGCGATGCTGATAGGAAGACTTTTCCTGGACAGACCAGGTTCCAAAATTCTTGTTGGTGGCCAATCGGTAAAGATAGAGGAACAATCCAGACTGTTGTATAACCTGAACGAATATACGAAACAGCCTGAATCACTGGATGTAATACGTTTTGTGATCACCCGGGAAATGGGTATTGGCGACCACATTCCGGTAAGCCTTGTCGCCAACGGACAAACCATCCAGGCTCCAGAGATCACTATCCGAAAGTTCTCCGGTAGTATGCATCGTACGGATACCACTCTCTATGTGGATCTGCTGACAAACTGGAAGCCTGCAAACAGCAATTTATATCAGCAGAACTATAGGCCGTTGATCAACAACGTCAGTCTGACTTCCGAAGGAGATATCTATTTTGGCAATAATACAGAGATCGATGCTTACAAAGGAGGAACGATCACCCCGCTCATTCATGTAAACGATCAGTTCCAGGAAAATGGTACTACATTCACTATCAAAATGATACAGGGCAGTGTAGTGGCTTATGATGGCAATACACTGACCTTCTCCGCTGAGGTGACGGAGGCTGTGCCCGAGGCGGCCACATCTTATATTTACAGGTTGTGTAAAATGGAACTGGCAACCAAAAAGATCACTACCATTAACCGGACGCTGGTTACCAAAGGGCGGGTGACTGTCAATGAACCTGCAGGACCGTTTGAAGGAGCAATTGGTACGTTGAAGGTAGTGGCCACCCAGCTGAAAACAGATATGAACGGCGCGCTGTATTTTGTCAACAATTATGCGGCCTCCCGTACAGACTGGGTTAATGAAATCGACTGGTATAGTAATGGATGGGGACCTTCTTCCTACTATGTCAGCCCGGCTGTTTACGCCAATATCTGCCGGGTTGACGCCGGTGGCTCCGTAAAGTCCATTTTTAAGTTGGATGAGTTCTTTATGGGGCCTTCCTATTACAACATTCCCGGCCGGCCACTGGAGCTGACCACCGATTACGTGATCAGCCCCGACGGCAAAACGGCCTTTGGTACCTGTGCCGTGAATATGGGAATGAACTACAAACAGGCTGCATACGATCTGGAGCATGACGAGATATTAATGATGCCGAAGAGTTTCTATTCCGAGCCTTACCGCTTCTTCTCCTATGATACCTCTGCGGTTACCGGTTACCATAGACCCGAAATATTATTTAGCTATTCCCTTAATGATGACGTATACCTGAATCGCTATTGTTTTACTACTGAGGGCGAACTGCTCGCATCAGATGGTGCTTCTATAGCGGCTGTAGATCTTGTTAATAAATCCCTGTACTGCTACGCAGGATCGGAGATGGGTATTGGCACAAATGTTCCGTGGCAAGATCAAAAAACCGGTCCGGCCAAAAAAGTCGGTTTCGGTGCAGAGACAATGATCATCGGACAGGATAAATATGGTAATGTCATTTATAGCGGCTCACAAAGAGATTATGCCCAGGGGGTTAGCTTTTACAAGCTGTATTCCCGCAAATAAAGCAAGGTATTGAACTAAAGACTGAGGACTAGTATTGAAGGCTGGAGTTGAGAAAACCCAGGCAGCGGTAGATGTTACTGCTGACTGGGTTTTTTGTTGGTATAACTAATTTTACCATTTCTTATTCAGCGCTTAGTGAAGTGAGATTACTGCCCGCATCCTGTAACTTTCTTACGCCGAATGTTAAACCCATCTTCAGACGATAGACTTTTTTGTAATTAACCCGTAACCATAAAAACAAAAAAAACATGAAAAAAACCCTCCTCTTAACAGTCCTGTCATTGCTGGCAGTAGGATCATTGTTTGCTCAGAGATCTGCTGCGGTACAACTTCGCGATCCCAACCCCCTTAGGGTGTTTAAAGCTGATCCGGTACTTGGTACCGTCATATCTATCGACTGTGCCAATGCAGTCGTGAGACAAGGTGATGCACCTTTCAAAAACGGTGTGGCAAATATGAATGTCTGGTATATTCTTTACGTTGGTGATGTCGCCGGTGCCGTTGCTGCAGCTGATGCGGGACCTATCGCTTCTCAGGGTGTTGGAGGCTTGCAGCTGGTACTCCTTGAAGGGAGCATAACTTCCGGACCCTGGGCGGAAACTGTTGGAATATGGGGAACGCCTACATCATCCGGAACAGCGTCTTTTCCCATCAGTTTCGGTGGACAGTCCTGTACACTGTCGATAACTGTACAGCCATAGCCGTTTTCAGCTGACCAAAAGATAATTCAGAGCAGTGTTAAAAAATACGGCCTGACGGATTTTATTATCTGTCAGGCCTGCAATATGTTAAATATTTAATCCCATTTCTGTATGATATGGGTAAAAAAGAAATTATCTATAATCACTTCATCTGTGTCAAAGTCCACATCATAATAATAGTAGGGCATCAGATCATCTTTATCTAAATACCGATTGTACCTGACTCTGAAATAAGGAACTTGAGGATTTTTCAGCAGAATACTCACCCCGTAAAATTTAATTATCAGGTCTGTATATTTTCTTCCGTCAGGAG belongs to Chitinophaga sp. HK235 and includes:
- a CDS encoding macro domain-containing protein gives rise to the protein MKYLLVDTNPKLIQAWQEFFTEAADVTIIEGDITRIKADAIVSPANSFGFMDGSLDHALSERLGWDLEKKLQQIIKNLPEGELLIGSALTLETGDPEIPFLISAPTMRIPTNFNIDTSINAYLAMKAILLHANKHPDIESVAIPGLCTGVGRMQPIICARQMHFAYQEIVLGKKQDFNNFGEAQKYHWNLNPQGMIWTH
- a CDS encoding calcium:proton antiporter, giving the protein MPYKHFLYRQWKIALPLWSLISPLVGLAILELTGSANSPVLSLLKAVSLISIVLSAVHHAEVVAHKVGEPYGTLILALAITVIEVSLIVSLMLSEGAQGSTLARDTVFAAIMILLTGIIGLCLLLGGYRYKEQVFIKQGTNAALSTLTAISILTLVLPNYTTTTPGPVYSSSQLLFVAIISLVLYGGFVSVQTGRHRDYFLPEDEQESHSAPPDNLTTAISMGFLLISLALVVLLSKKLSPVIETMVVNLGAPKSLVGIIIAAVILLPEGLAAIRAARRNRLQTSLNLALGSALASIGLTIPAVAIVTVISGFSVTLGIDTKSTLLLVLSLFTISISFNAGRTNMLQGVILLVILATYLFTTIVP
- a CDS encoding RNA polymerase sigma factor — protein: MSRNDEVAFLQVFETTRDGLYRIFRKLTTDEYQVEDLVQECYLELWKKWEGLQDPVNYVFGIAYNQVKVYHRKKIRAALTMMELPEDAGNQPGLLNPDQQYQLKETQNRLQKIMQELSPEKRVAFNLIREEERSYQEASQLLGVPVSTLEKRVSGSLKVLRKMLRCFF
- a CDS encoding FecR family protein — protein: MQLPVMIWEKYLADTASREELEILDTWLQEAANEELAALMQNNPAEKMKMPTEMATRLRARLQQLPSTGKRLHAIRKSAIWWAAASILIAGLTGLFYMLNHRQMASPSQLAAVQWDSISNTSAHAQMLTLPDQTRIWLNKQAVLYIRKDYSKHREVRLQGEGYFDVAPDEAHPFRVTAGKVQTLVLGTAFNIDNTPGQSAVYISLVKGSVKVQPQSGDTAAVVLQPGETVKADYHGNHLSKTSVTDVSGWVKGQLVFNQLPLSEALPKLAAYYGIRIEADPALLRNKTVTAVYRQNETWQQVLHHLLFIYQLSYEVGPDQEIVIHS
- a CDS encoding TonB-dependent receptor, with product MMKVSSGWKRLRSICQQLLLLLLLCLAGNRLPAQVSRLAGNVTLQMDKASVADVIASLQKQTGYVFSYDKNRLSAIMVRDIHWQQIPLGKALTALQEKAGLEYTMLDNNIAVAVRKSGHQPESIQPAGNGAIKGRIVDFETSQPLPGATVSIPEAAQTVISDEKGYYHFKKVPAGKYTLVITYTGYQKKTMQELRLQADREMIADVKMQAGKTLEEVVIQSGVRKVKAVTHSTERELLNELRGATGVVSGISSELINRTADRNAAEVVKRISGVTVVDNRFIVVRGMNERYNITYLNDNIAPSTEMYSKAFAYDLLPSSIIDKILVFKSPRPDLNGEFAGAAVKVYTKNAVPVKHIDVGIQLAHRPGSTMTDIDSYRGGKMDWLGIDDGTRKMPNIAPTYFQSGKDTRHLSQADILREFSPVLSTQRTTSTPDMQVFFNYYNAFHLGKAWLYNLSSVTYTKETTGFDVYRQTGNTDAYMTADVDLNLGVNNQRIRSKQSTETGKINVLENFTLKMNPRHTLQFKNFFVNDGRRFTSINDIEQNVTPRIDSIYSNTRSKNIILSFQQRILYSGNLGGTHDWGNTHKQRLEWNLGYTYDQQNVPDQRISRFMTSSAQRPADASGLAYTVRGSNNGDADAFLGMVSRLYVKNNEDVYNGALDYTFHASKQWELKAGTYQSFKRRNVSRRFFRVNRGGLGPNETSIPGNEGASSGWPQGYGLSNPSLIYFHLQDLDRVWSTDYFQENKSGLELYDATSPVDKYVASEQYNAFYGMGSWKTPDEKLTLNGGVRVEYDRQKLTGATAPDNGSLHTVFVDHPKTSILPSVNFSYRPTNTFVVRTGWGRTVNRPEFRELTPYNDFDFMNNERVVGSQQVVTATIDNYDLRLEYYPHNAEQNEVFSVGGFYKYLQDPIERMREEKSGYADGYGFTAISFANAKEARVYGLEAEIKKSLAFLGGGFFKRLSIALNGTWVKSSTQRLITNHYAPGVGRDTLLISGRALQGQSPYVLNAGLFYEHPGTGTKIGVTYNINGPVIYAKSIASKDVLFSRQDTLVFNSTRPDMVQLPMHLLDLSITQRIVKSLKVKFSIQNLLDQAYRIVEDKDYNQRYNKEYPVLNGKGETYYEGDNIYTRYKPGRYFQLGFTYAF
- a CDS encoding DUF4397 domain-containing protein yields the protein MRIIYSYKRLAVIIGLLLAAACRQQDNDLQPEDAQIGFYNASEYIRLQLKNNPKTNYLFVDTKDTVPSDAIPRFTGSDYLNQFPNKFYYVNHPQPWLSYIRVMPGSHQLILRDTSMSRTLVMDTVLSRHGEPMTVYFADDKGKFRTWKLSDQVNTKSDSTYLRVLNLSPDAGKVFLTINGKVPTGFPASLDYGDVTRFTGRAVSGPDTLRVRLYQQAAPDVDIISTTLLTTPGSAYNIVLSGSLNGQSFIDPATGRSLSYDARLKLALTQVK